A window from Fusarium musae strain F31 chromosome 8, whole genome shotgun sequence encodes these proteins:
- the HPM9 gene encoding FAD-linked oxidoreductase hmp9 (CAZy:AA7~EggNog:ENOG41), with the protein MWSDQDFQSSNPIGRPYPYNITCAPVDYAAGQKPTTCSLGSLPVYAVNATTLSQIRSTISYAREKNIRLVVTGTGHDLLGRSDGFGGLELWLHQFKNGIKFQKTYKSENQCKKSRWKGSAIKIDGNYQWRDVYKVAEANNVIAVGGGSLAPGAIGGWASGGGHGPATRNYGLGADQILEAEVMLADGRVVIANHCENTDLFRSMRGGGPGYGITLSSTIKAHPNVKTVTAHHLQIAPLEKTKKNADLLDAVSVLLQSLPDLNDAGFAGYGYWFRNFQKVFVGNATSGYSHGVWTIGKCREEAEAAWAPVRKALSRFEDKLYINESWATYDDYWSFYHAESGLYDPTGNTSILTSRLIDRKSVKSFDKVRGAVEVMSGKPDEFGTNVILLTSGGQVFKDASDKTSGLNPAWRKSHYVLISGTGISRTCNTTERKAANDDVTFVKGVAAKKLAPDTGGYMNEGDRNDPDWKESFYGSLYGEHLKTKRKYDPFHVFYCPTCVGSEEWVERPDGPLCRVA; encoded by the coding sequence ATGTGGTCGGATCAGGATTTCCAGTCGTCGAATCCCATTGGAAGACCGTATCCGTACAACATCACCTGCGCGCCTGTGGATTACGCTGCAGGTCAGAAGCCCACCACTTGCAGTCTCGGGTCTTTGCCCGTTTACGCTGTCAACGCTACTACACTGTCCCAAATCCGAAGTACGATTTCTTATGCGCGTGAGAAGAATATTAGGCTTGTTGTTACCGGAACAGgccatgatcttctcggTCGCTCTGATGGGTTTGGTGGTCTGGAGCTCTGGCTTCATCAATTCAAGAACGGTATTAAGTTTCAGAAGACTTACAAATCTGAGAATCAGTGCAAAAAGTCACGCTGGAAGGGCAGCGCTATCAAGATTGATGGTAATTACCAGTGGCGCGATGTTTACAAGGTAGCTGAGGCGAATAACGTCATCGCAGTTGGCGGAGGTTCTCTCGCGCCGGGAGCGATCGGCGGGTGGGCTTCTGGTGGTGGCCATGGACCTGCAACGAGAAACTACGGTCTAGGCGCTGATCAAATACTTGAGGCAGAAGTGATGCTGGCTGATGGGAGAGTCGTCATCGCTAACCACTGTGAGAACACTGACCTATTCCGTTCTATGCGTGGCGGTGGTCCTGGCTATGGTATTACTCTGAGCAGCACCATCAAGGCTCATCCGAACGTCAAGACTGTCACAGCCCACCATCTCCAGATCGCGCCACtggagaagacgaagaaaaacGCAGATCTACTCGATGCTGTTTCTGTTCTGCTGCAGTCGCTTCCTGATCTCAACGACGCTGGTTTCGCTGGCTACGGTTACTGGTTTCGAAACTTTCAGAAAGTCTTTGTTGGCAACGCCACATCTGGTTATTCACACGGCGTCTGGACGATTGGAAAATGCcgtgaagaggctgaagctgcttGGGCTCCAGTACGAAAGGCCTTGTCCAGGTTTGAGGACAAGCTCTACATTAACGAGAGCTGGGCAACTTACGATGACTACTGGTCATTCTACCATGCTGAGTCAGGACTATATGATCCAACCGGGAATACTTCCATCTTGACATCTAGGCTTATCGACCGCAAGAGCGTCAAGAGCTTCGACAAGGTCCGAGGTGCCGTTGAAGTCATGAGCGGCAAACCAGATGAGTTCGGCACAAATGTCATTCTTCTCACGTCTGGAGGTCAAGTCTTCAAAGATGCTTCAGACAAGACAAGCGGCCTAAACCCAGCATGGCGAAAGTCACATTATGTTCTCATCTCAGGCACGGGTATTTCTCGTACCTGCAACACTACTGAGCGCAAAGCAGCGAATGACGATGTCACGTTTGTCAAGGGTGTCGCGGCGAAGAAGTTGGCTCCTGATACTGGTGGTTACATGAATGAGGGTGATCGCAATGATCCTGATTGGAAGGAGTCGTTTTATGGGAGTTTGTATGGAGAGCatttgaagacgaagaggaagtaTGATCCTTTTCATGTTTTTTACTGTCCTACTTGTGTTGGGTCTGAGGAGTGGGTTGAGAGGCCAGATGGGCCCTTGTGTAGAGTTGCATAG
- a CDS encoding hypothetical protein (EggNog:ENOG41), giving the protein MDLKNIILPFQDSSAQWDIRVEQGVVTSMKPAAEKATPSVMLPSLCHPHIHLDKPYLLTCNHPKSSHHPDYSDLAPKTGGFQEALTNTAEAKKRYTKEDLYLRGSQLIATSYKQGVTFMRAFVEVDSVTELKALEVGLRLKKEFEDFLTVQICAFAQDPIFSTEKGEANRAMFEKALEQFGSDIEVIGSTPYVESDLEAQNQNIRWAIETALKHGKHLDFHIEFNLKGDGTHMSVFDHVIKELEHLKWPTYPGGPTVVFGHATRLTWASHDDLIRLSEKLRETGLPIHFVGLPTSDLYMMGRHGSDASEHNEPLSRPCGTIMVPKLIKDYGINACLSVNNVGNPFTPHGDGDPLKIASLGVGLFHAGTVEDAKILYEAISTRAMDALKPLAEGHHDMFTLAELRQTMPMLLFKNEENIEITSELGSIKVPARQRLSIQDIVWDPPETRLRSIVE; this is encoded by the coding sequence ATGGACCTCAAAAACATCATTCTGCCTTTCCAAGACTCCTCAGCACAATGGGACATCCGCGTAGAACAAGGGGTAGTGACCTCCATGAAACCAGCCGCCGAAAAAGCAACACCAAGTGTAATGCTTCCCTCCCTCTGCCATCCTCATATCCACCTCGACAAACCATATCTTCTCACATGCAACCACCCAAAATCCTCACACCACCCAGATTACTCTGATCTGGCCCCCAAAACTGGAGGATTCCAGGAAGCATTGACAAATACAGCTGAAGCAAAGAAACGCTACACCAAGGAGGACTTGTACTTACGAGGCTCTCAGCTTATAGCTACAAGCTACAAACAAGGTGTTACATTCATGAGAGCctttgttgaagttgattcTGTCACCGAGCTTAAGGCTCTGGAGGTCGGACTGCGgttgaagaaggaattcGAGGACTTTTTAACAGTACAAATCTGCGCTTTTGCACAGGACCCTATCTTCTCGACGGAGAAGGGAGAGGCAAACCGAGCAATGTTTGAGAAGGCGCTCGAACAGTTCGGTTCGGATATTGAAGTCATTGGGAGTACTCCATATGTGGAATCCGATCTTGAAGCGCAGAATCAGAATATTCGGTGGGCTATTGAGACAGCACTGAAACATGGCAAGCATCTCGATTTTCACATTGAGTTCAACCTGAAAGGCGATGGAACCCATATGTCCGTCTTTGATCACGTCATCAAAGAGCTCGAGCATCTTAAGTGGCCTACATACCCCGGTGGGCCGACAGTTGTCTTTGGGCATGCTACCCGACTTACTTGGGCTTCTCATGATGATCTCATCAGACTATCTGAGAAGCTGAGAGAGACAGGGTTACCGATCCACTTTGTGGGACTGCCGACTAGCGACCTCTACATGATGGGCAGACATGGTTCAGACGCCTCGGAACACAACGAACCACTTAGTCGACCTTGCGGTACAATCATGGTACCAAAGCTAATCAAAGATTACGGAATCAACGCCTGCTTATCAGTCAATAACGTCGGTAACCCATTCACTCCCCACGGCGACGGCGATCCTCTTAAGATAGCAAGCTTAGGTGTTGGCTTATTCCATGCCGGGACAGTCGAGGATGCAAAGATCCTTTACGAAGCCATCAGCACACGAGCAATGGACGCTTTAAAACCCCTTGCTGAAGGACACCATGACATGTTCACGTTAGCGGAACTCCGCCAGACCATGCCCATGCTTTTGTTCAAGAACGAAGAGAATATCGAAATTACTTCTGAACTTGGTAGCATCAAAGTCCCAGCGAGGCAAAGGCTTAGCATCCAGGATATCGTATGGGATCCGCCGGAGACACGACTTAGAAGCATAGTAGAATAG
- the AGL2_2 gene encoding Alpha-glucosidase 2 (CAZy:GH36), which yields MSAAIHVDGTSFALNGDNVSYRFHVDNTTGDLINDHYGGPVAEDGITAEIGPIQGWVNLIGRVRREFPDHGRGDFRVPAFQLQQASGTTVTDFRYKSHEVVQGKPGLSGLPSTFGEADDVSTLVVRMYDNYSSIAVDLSYSIFPKYDAVVRSVNITNRGNATVDLRKVASWSVDLQQDDLDLIEIRGDWAREGMRVRRKVDFGTQGFQSSTGYSSHLHNPFLALVSSTTTETQGEAWGFSLVYTGSFAVDVEKSSQGLTRAILGLNPLDFSWPLKPGQTFTTPEVVSVFSNKGVGGMSRQFHRLYRKHLMKSKYAEETRPVLLNSWEGLGFEINETAIEKIAKQSAELGIKLFVMDDGWFGNKYPRVNDSAGLGDWQPNKERFPDGFTPLVENVTDLRIANASDDLKFGIWFEPEMVNPKSDLYDKHPDWAIHAGSYPRTETRNQLVLNVALPEVQEFIIDSVSKILRESPISYVKWDNNRGIHETPDPTLNYKYMLGLYHVFETLMSRFPDVLWEGCASGGGRFDPGVLQWFPQIWTSDDTDAVERIKIQFGTSLAYPPSAMGAHLSHVPNGNTQRITSVKFRAHVAMMGGSFGVELDPSDLEPEEREQIPGLIQLAERINPIVITGDFYRLALPEKTNYPAGQFISGDGKKVVLFAFQTRATINNSWPWFRLQGLDASAKYRVDNNQTVSGSTLMNLGIQLRFEGDYDSQVLMIEKQ from the exons ATGTCTGCAGCAATTCACGTCGATGGCACCTCTTTCGCCCTCAACGGCGATAACGTCTCATACCGTTTCCACGTCGACAACACCACCGGAGATCTTATCAACGATCACTACGGCGGCCCCGTCGCCGAAGATGGAATCACCGCTGAAATCGGCCCCATCCAAGGCTGGGTCAATTTAATCGGCCGCGTGCGCCGCGAATTCCCCGAccatggaagaggagacTTCCGCGTCCCAGCGTTTCAGCTGCAACAAGCCAGCGGCACGACCGTCACGGACTTTCGGTACAAGTCTCACGAGGTTGTGCAGGGAAAGCCTGGATTGTCTGGCCTTCCGTCGACGTTTGGCGAGGCTGATGATGTGTCgactttggtggtgaggatgTATGACAATTATAGCTCTATTGCTGTTGATCTATCGTATTCGATCTTTCCGAAGTATGATGCCGTTGTGAGAAGTGTTAATATTACGAATCGGGGTAATGCGACGGTGGATTTGAGAAAGGTTGCGAGTTGGAGTGTTGATTTACAGCAGGATGATCTGGATCTTATTGAGATTAGGGGTGATTGGGCTCGTGAGGGAATGCGCGTGCGTCGAAAGGTGGACTTTGGAACCCAAGG GTTTCAGAGCTCTACTGGTTATTCCTCTCATCTTCACAACCCGTTCCTCGCTCTCGTTTCATCAACGACTACAGAAACTCAAGGCGAAGCTTGGGGCTTCTCTCTAGTGTACACCGGTTCCTTCGCCGTTGACGTCGAGAAGAGCTCCCAAGGACTCACTCGCGCCATTCTCGGTCTCAATCCTCTCGACTTTTCGTGGCCACTGAAACCCGGTCAAACCTTCACCACTCCCGAGGTCGTCTCCGTATTCTCAAACAAGGGTGTTGGTGGTATGTCCCGACAATTCCACCGACTTTACAGAAAGCACTTGATGAAGAGTAAATACGCAGAAGAAACACGTCCTGTCCTTCTCAACAGCTGGGAGGGCTTGGGTTTCGAGATCAACGAAACCGCCATTGAAAAGATTGCCAAACAATCTGCAGAACTCGGTATCAAACTGTTCGTTATGGATGATGGCTGGTTCGGCAACAAGTACCCGCGCGTGAACGATTCAGCGGGTCTTGGAGACTGGCAGCCTAACAAGGAGCGCTTCCCTGACGGATTCACGCCCCTGGTTGAGAACGTCACCGACCTAAGAATTGCCAATGCATCCGACGATCTAAAGTTTGGTATCTGGTTCGAGCCCGAAATGGTGAACCCCAAGTCAGATTTGTACGACAAACACCCCGACTGGGCCATTCACGCAGGCTCATATCCTCGAACCGAGACGCGTAACCAATTGGTTCTCAACGTAGCCCTCCCCGAGGTCCAAGAGTTCATCATCGACTCTGTTTCCAAAATTCTCCGCGAATCACCAATTTCCTACGTCAAGTGGGATAACAACCGTGGAATTCACGAGACGCCTGATCCTACCCTTAACTACAAGTATATGCTGGGTCTTTATCACGTCTTTGAGACTTTGATGAGTCGTTTCCCTGATGTTCTCTGGGAAGGCTGTGCTTCAGGTGGTGGACGGTTTGACCCCGGTGTTCTTCAGTGGTTCCCTCAGATTTGGACTTCGGATGATACAGATGCAGTGGAGCGTATCAAGATCCAATTCGGCACGTCACTTGCTTATCCTCCATCTGCCATGGGGGCTCATCTATCGCATGTACCTAATGGAAATACCCAGAGAATTACGTCTGTCAAGTTCAGAGCGCACGTTGCTATGATGGGCGGCTCCTTTGGCGTCGAACTTGACCCAAGCGATCTTGAGCCAGAAGAGAGGGAACAAATTCCTGGTCTCATCCAACTTGCTGAAAGGATCAACCCGATTGTCATTACTGGCGACTTCTACAGACTTGCCTTACCTGAGAAAACTAACTATCCCGCTGGACAGTTTATTTCAGGGGATGGCAAGAAAGTCGTGCTTTTTGCATTCCAGACGAGAGCGACTATTAATAACTCCTGGCCCTGGTTCCGACTTCAAGGTCTGGACGCAAGTGCCAAATACAGGGTGGATAATAACCAGACGGTTTCTGGGTCGACACTGATGAACCTCGGTATTCAGTTGAGGTTCGAGGGGGATTATGATAGCCAGGTCTTGATGATTGAGAAGCAATAG
- a CDS encoding hypothetical protein (EggNog:ENOG41) encodes MKSPIPDYLNRVLENARPIEDGKPASYIETLAKADTSKIAVALAMVDGQIYSAGDDDVEFSMQSISKAFVYALAIEDAGLEKVLEKIGVEPSGDAFNSLSLERGSNRPMNPMINAGAITAHSLIGGPDWTAEQRSDRILKAMSKLAGRQLRVCEEVYEAELRDANRNMGIGYMLKAAGIITGDAQQIVQGYIRQCAINVNVRDLATMAATLCNAGCHPATGEKIIPQDSVRQILSVMTTCGMYDAAGDWVSRIGIPAKSGVAGGIIGALPGQMGIAVFSPKLDTRGNSVRGVAICEQLSSDMGLHMMDVSQIAQATVRVSVATILPGDNEPHHTNCNKEVIIFSLRGVVRFGGSERLTRAITRELGDPNPDDPGSGRSRFVCAVVFSFRDVFSFNAVAQKIIQADITRLLLDGRTVVVIDPVGVLQMETKRTGSNLKIVDNETAARDFIGGIGCHTVSKNDEW; translated from the coding sequence ATGAAGTCCCCCATCCCCGACTATCTCAACCGCGTGCTGGAGAATGCGCGGCCCATAGAAGATGGCAAGCCCGCCAGCTACATCGAGACGCTGGCAAAGGCGGACACGTCGAAGATAGCTGTTGCGCTGGCCATGGTGGATGGCCAGATTTACTCTGCGGGCGATGACGACGTTGAGTTTTCGATGCAGTCTATCTCCAAGGCGTTTGTGTATGCGCTTGCGATTGAGGATGCGGGGTTGGAGAAAGTGCTGGAGAAGATTGGCGTGGAACCCTCTGGAGACGCGTTTAATAGTCTGTCGTTGGAGCGCGGGAGTAACAGACCCATGAATCCTATGATCAACGCGGGAGCCATCACAGCACATTCTCTTATCGGAGGACCAGACTGGACAGCAGAGCAACGATCAGACCGCATCCTCAAAGCCATGTCGAAGCTAGCAGGTCGTCAATTACGCGTCTGCGAAGAAGTTTACGAGGCTGAGCTACGAGACGCCAATCGAAACATGGGAATTGGTTACATGCTCAAAGCAGCTGGCATCATCACCGGCGACGCACAGCAGATCGTGCAGGGATATATCCGCCAATGCGCCATTAACGTCAACGTTCGAGACTTGGCGACCATGGCTGCTACGCTCTGCAACGCAGGCTGTCACCCTGCAACAGGAGAAAAGATCATTCCTCAAGACAGCGTGCGGCAGATCCTCTCCGTCATGACAACTTGCGGCATGTACGATGCTGCAGGAGACTGGGTATCGCGGATTGGCATCCCAGCCAAGAGTGGAGTTGCTGGTGGTATCATCGGTGCTCTGCCCGGCCAAATGGGCATCGCTGTGTTTTCACCCAAGCTTGATACACGAGGAAATAGTGTTCGCGGCGTCGCCATCTGCGAGCAGTTATCCAGCGACATGGGTCTTCACATGATGGACGTCAGCCAAATCGCCCAAGCGACCGTGCGCGTATCCGTCGCGACAATCCTCCCCGGCGACAACGAACCACACCACACAAACTGCAACAAAgaagtcatcatcttcagtctGCGCGGTGTAGTACGCTTCGGCGGCTCAGAGCGCCTAACACGCGCCATCACACGAGAGCTCGGGGACCCAAACCCCGATGATCCAGGTTCTGGACGGAGTCGGTTTGTGTGCGCCGTGGTGTTTTCGTTCCGCGATGTGTTTTCGTTTAATGCGGTGGCGCAGAAGATTATTCAGGCGGATATTACGAGATTGCTGCTTGATGGGCGGACGGTGGTTGTTATAGATCCCGTGGGAGTTTTGCAGATGGAGACGAAGCGGACGGGCAGTAACCTCAAGATTGTGGATAATGAGACTGCTGCGAGGGATTTTATTGGAGGAATTGGGTGCCATACTGTTTCAAAGAATGATGAATGGTGA
- a CDS encoding hypothetical protein (EggNog:ENOG41~MEROPS:MER0000412), with protein MKTALLNVLTALALVGQGSCKPAASLDKRYVQEDAGIKYKVFEHAATGSKTKIVSNSGICETTPGVNQHSGYFSVGTNMNMFFWFFESRKDAKTAPLALWLNGGPGCSSMIGLFQENGPCTFNNGGSKPTLNPNSWNTFANMLYVDQPIATGFSYGTDDAVSTLAAAPRVWNLLQAFYAQFPEYENRDFGLFTESYGGHYGPEFAFYFEQQNAAIDAGKIKGEKINLVALGINNGWIDPGNQYRDYIDFAANNTYRKLITPTQYSKYLNTYNQKCVPAFAKCPGLTGNDAACGNADDVCSSAIESPLERLADFDVYDIRAPSNDPFPPSTYSTYLTSASVMKAIGAQSDYQECGDESYNKFIASGDRGRSFLPTLKQVIDSKIQVLIWAGDADWICNWMGNYRALNSIAPQSFVSAPLKSFTVGGTKYGEFKTSGNLSWLRVYGAGHEVPAYQPEAALAAFVATMSKKPISST; from the exons ATGAAGACAGCTTTGTTGAATGTGCTCACGGCGCTTGCCCTTGTCGGCCAAGGCAGCTGCAAACCTGCAGCCAGCCTCGACAAGAGATACGTGCAAGAAGACGCTGGTATCAAGTACAAGGTCTTCGAGCATGCTGCGACTggctccaagaccaagatcgtCTCCAACTCTGGAATCTGCGAGACGACGCCTGGTGTGAACCAGCACTCTGGCTATTTCTCCGTCG GCACCAACATGAACATGTTCTTTTGGTTCTTTGAGTCTCGCAAGGACGCTAAAACCGCTCCACTGGCCCTTTGGCTCAACGGTGGTCCGGGCTGTAGTTCCATGATCGGCTTGTTTCAGGAAAATGGACCTTGCACCTTCAACAACGGCGGGTCCAAGCCGACTCTGAACCCCAACTCATGGAACACCTTTGCCAACATG CTGTACGTTGATCAACCTATTGCTACTGGTTTCAGCTACGGCACCGATGATGCTGTGTCCACTCTCGCTGCTGCTCCCCGAGTCTGGAATCTCCTCCAAGCTTTCTACGCCCAGTTTCCCGAGTATGAGAACCGTGACTTTGGTCTTTTCACTGAGTCATACGGTGGTCATTACGGTCCTGAGTTTGCGTTTTACTTTGAACAGCAGAACGCTGCTATCGATGCTGGAAAGATCAAgggcgagaagatcaacctTGTGGCCCTTGGTATCAACAACGGCTGGATTGATCCTG GCAACCAGTACAGAGATTATATCGACTTCGCCGCTAACAACACCTACCGCAAACTCATCACGCCAACTCAGTACAGCAAGTATCTCAACACGTACAACCAAAAGTGTGTCCCTGCATTTGCCAAATGCCCCGGTCTCACAGGCAACGATGCTGCATGCGGCAACGCAGATGACGTCTGCAGTTCTGCTATTGAAAGCCCGCTGGAGAGACTGGCAGACTTTGATGTCTACGATATCCGCGCGCCCAGCAACGACCCTTTCCCTCCTTCGACTTactctacctaccttacatCTGCATCTGTGATGAAGGCGATCGGTGCGCAGTCTGATTACCAAGAGTGCGGTGATGAGTCTTATAACAAGTTTATCGCTAGTGGTGATA GGGGCCGATCATTCTTACCGACACTTAAGCAAGTCATTGATTCAAAGATCCAAGTTCTCATCTGGGCCGGCGACGCTG ACTGGATCTGCAACTGGATGGGTAACTACCGAGCCCTCAACTCAATCGCCCCGCAATCATTTGTCTCCGCTCCTCTCAAGTCTTTCACTGTCGGTGGAACGAAATACGGTGAATTCAAGACCTCTGGAAACTTGAGCTGGTTGCGTGTTTATGGCGCTGGTCATGAAGTTCCGGCGTACCAGCCTGAGGCTGCGCTGGCGGCGTTCGTTGCGACCATGTCCAAGAAGCCTATCTCATCTACATAA